One genomic region from Desulfuromonas acetexigens encodes:
- the nifJ gene encoding pyruvate:ferredoxin (flavodoxin) oxidoreductase encodes MSREMVNIDGNTAAAHVAHATNEVIAIYPITPSSVMGEISDAKSAVGEKNIWGTVPKVVEMQSEGGAAGAVHGALQAGALTTTFTASQGLLLMIPNMFKIAGELTPTVFHVSARAIAAQALSIFGDHSDVMACRSTGWSFLCSNNVQEVMDFALIAQASTLESRIPFLHYFDGFRTSHEVQKVEALSQDDMRHMISDELVRAHRARALSPDHPTMRGTAQNPDVYFQGRETVNAYYEKVPGIVQAQMDKFAKLTGRQYHLFDYVGAPDAEKVIVMMGSGADTVHELVDYLNGKGEKVGLLKVRLFLPYLTEAFVKALPKTVKKIAVLDRTKEPGSMGEPLYHNVRTAIGEAMADGLFSFQGYPVIVGGRYGLGSFEFTPGMVKAVFDNLDAAKPKNHFVVGIKEDVTGCSLDFDADFKVPQNVYAAMFYGLGSDGTVGANKNSIKIIGETTDNKVQAYFVYDSKKAGSMTTSHLRFGKQEIRSPYLIDSADFVACHNFSFLEKYDMLSKIKEGGTFLLNSPFHKDEVWPHLPLEVQEQIISKKLKFFVIDGVRLGNEIGLGPRINVIMQTAFFKISNIIDFNLAVTEIKDAIDKSYGKAGEKVLKMNYQAVDAGTNNIEEVPVPAKADSAIRMKAAVGADAPEFVKRTTAPIIEGKGDKLPVSAMPADGTFPVGTALFEKRNIAVDIPVWDSELCIQCGICSFVCPHAAIRMKIYDPELLKGAPSTFKSCEAKGKEAAGKKFTLQVAPEDCTGCGACVHNCPAKSKTVEGHKAINMVFQAPLRDDEAKNWDFFLALPDTDPALVNRATLKGSQLLPPMFEFSGACAGCGETPFVKLCSQLFGDRMLVANATGCSSIYGGNLPTTPWTPRKDGLGPAWSNSLFEDNAEFGYGFRLAVDKFNQQALELIDKLSGHLCQAGKEYAGLLEEIKKADQSTQEAIELQRGRVAKLKAALAQCPDADSKQLLSLADYLVKKSVWIHGGDGWAYDIGYGGLDHVLASGENVNVLVLDTEVYSNTGGQASKSTPLGAVAQFAAGGKRMPKKDLGMIAMTYGNIYVAKVSMANPGQVVKAMLEADAYDGPSLIIAYSHCIAHGIDMTTAVDECKKAVACGHWPLFRYDPRLADQGKNPLQLDSKEPTISFEEFAKGENRWRVLQKAQPEVAAKLMEQANRETASRYDLYKKLAEMQADCGVKK; translated from the coding sequence GTCGCCCATGCCACCAACGAGGTGATTGCCATCTACCCCATTACCCCGTCCTCGGTCATGGGGGAGATCTCCGACGCCAAGAGCGCCGTCGGCGAGAAAAACATCTGGGGGACCGTGCCCAAAGTCGTGGAAATGCAGTCCGAAGGGGGCGCCGCCGGCGCCGTGCACGGCGCCCTGCAAGCCGGTGCGCTGACCACCACCTTCACCGCTTCCCAGGGCCTGTTGCTGATGATCCCCAACATGTTCAAGATCGCCGGGGAACTGACCCCCACGGTCTTCCATGTCTCGGCCCGCGCTATCGCTGCCCAGGCGCTGTCGATCTTCGGCGACCATTCGGACGTCATGGCCTGCCGTTCTACCGGTTGGTCTTTCCTCTGTTCGAACAACGTGCAGGAAGTCATGGACTTCGCGCTGATCGCCCAGGCTTCGACCTTGGAGTCGCGTATCCCCTTCCTCCACTATTTCGACGGTTTCCGCACCTCCCACGAAGTGCAGAAGGTCGAAGCGCTCTCCCAGGACGACATGCGCCACATGATCAGCGACGAGCTGGTGCGTGCCCACCGCGCCCGCGCCCTTTCGCCGGATCATCCGACTATGCGCGGCACCGCCCAGAACCCTGACGTCTACTTCCAGGGGCGCGAGACGGTCAACGCCTACTATGAGAAGGTGCCCGGCATCGTTCAGGCGCAGATGGACAAGTTTGCCAAACTGACCGGCCGTCAGTACCATCTCTTCGACTACGTCGGCGCCCCCGACGCCGAGAAGGTCATCGTTATGATGGGCTCTGGCGCTGATACCGTGCATGAGCTGGTCGACTACCTCAACGGTAAAGGCGAGAAGGTCGGTCTGCTCAAGGTCCGCCTCTTCCTGCCCTATCTCACTGAAGCCTTCGTCAAGGCCCTGCCCAAGACGGTCAAGAAGATCGCCGTTCTCGACCGCACCAAGGAGCCCGGCTCCATGGGCGAGCCCCTTTACCACAACGTCCGCACCGCCATCGGCGAGGCCATGGCCGACGGCCTCTTCAGCTTCCAGGGCTATCCGGTTATCGTCGGCGGCCGCTACGGTCTTGGTTCCTTCGAGTTTACCCCGGGCATGGTCAAGGCCGTTTTCGACAATCTCGACGCCGCCAAGCCGAAGAATCATTTTGTGGTCGGCATCAAGGAAGACGTCACCGGCTGCAGCCTCGATTTCGATGCTGATTTCAAAGTGCCCCAGAACGTCTACGCCGCCATGTTCTACGGCCTCGGCTCGGACGGCACCGTCGGCGCCAACAAGAACTCCATCAAGATCATCGGCGAGACGACCGACAACAAGGTGCAGGCCTACTTCGTCTACGACTCCAAGAAGGCCGGCAGCATGACCACCAGCCATCTGCGTTTCGGCAAGCAGGAGATCCGCTCCCCCTATCTGATCGACAGCGCCGACTTCGTCGCCTGCCACAACTTCTCCTTCCTGGAGAAGTACGACATGCTTTCGAAGATCAAAGAGGGCGGTACCTTCCTGCTCAACAGCCCCTTCCACAAGGATGAGGTTTGGCCCCATCTGCCGCTTGAAGTCCAAGAGCAGATTATCTCGAAAAAGCTCAAGTTCTTCGTCATCGACGGCGTGCGCCTGGGCAACGAGATCGGCCTCGGTCCCCGCATCAACGTCATCATGCAGACCGCCTTCTTCAAAATCTCCAACATCATCGATTTCAACCTGGCGGTGACGGAGATCAAGGACGCCATTGACAAGAGTTACGGCAAGGCCGGCGAGAAGGTTCTTAAGATGAACTACCAGGCGGTCGATGCCGGCACCAACAACATCGAGGAAGTGCCGGTTCCAGCCAAGGCCGACAGCGCCATCCGCATGAAGGCGGCGGTCGGCGCCGACGCGCCCGAGTTCGTCAAGCGGACCACTGCGCCGATTATCGAAGGCAAGGGCGACAAACTCCCCGTTTCGGCCATGCCCGCCGACGGCACTTTCCCGGTCGGCACCGCGCTCTTCGAGAAGCGCAACATCGCCGTCGACATCCCGGTCTGGGACAGCGAGCTCTGCATCCAGTGCGGCATCTGCTCTTTTGTCTGCCCCCATGCCGCGATCCGCATGAAGATCTACGACCCCGAGCTGCTCAAGGGTGCGCCCTCTACCTTCAAGTCCTGCGAAGCCAAGGGCAAGGAAGCGGCGGGCAAGAAGTTCACCCTGCAAGTCGCCCCCGAGGATTGCACCGGCTGCGGCGCCTGTGTTCACAACTGCCCGGCCAAGAGCAAGACGGTCGAGGGCCACAAGGCGATCAACATGGTCTTCCAGGCCCCGCTGCGTGATGACGAGGCCAAAAACTGGGATTTCTTCCTGGCTCTGCCCGACACCGACCCGGCTCTGGTCAACCGTGCGACCCTGAAAGGGAGCCAGCTGCTGCCGCCGATGTTCGAGTTCTCCGGCGCCTGCGCCGGCTGCGGCGAGACCCCCTTCGTCAAGCTCTGCTCCCAGCTCTTCGGTGACCGCATGCTGGTCGCCAACGCCACCGGCTGCTCGTCGATCTACGGTGGCAATCTGCCGACCACGCCCTGGACCCCCCGCAAGGACGGTCTCGGACCGGCGTGGAGCAACTCCCTGTTCGAGGACAACGCCGAGTTCGGTTACGGCTTCCGTCTGGCCGTGGACAAGTTCAACCAGCAGGCCCTGGAGTTGATCGATAAACTGTCGGGTCATCTCTGCCAGGCCGGCAAGGAATACGCCGGCCTGCTCGAGGAGATCAAGAAGGCCGACCAGTCGACCCAGGAGGCTATCGAACTCCAGCGCGGCCGCGTCGCCAAGCTCAAGGCGGCCTTGGCCCAATGTCCCGACGCCGATTCCAAGCAGCTCCTTTCCCTGGCCGATTACCTGGTCAAGAAGTCGGTGTGGATCCATGGCGGCGACGGCTGGGCCTATGATATCGGTTACGGCGGCCTCGACCACGTCCTCGCCTCCGGCGAGAACGTCAACGTCCTGGTCCTCGACACCGAGGTTTACTCCAACACCGGCGGCCAGGCCTCCAAGTCGACCCCGCTCGGCGCCGTGGCCCAATTCGCCGCCGGCGGCAAGCGCATGCCGAAGAAGGATCTTGGCATGATCGCCATGACCTACGGCAACATCTACGTCGCCAAGGTCTCCATGGCCAATCCCGGCCAGGTGGTCAAGGCCATGCTCGAAGCGGATGCCTACGACGGTCCGTCGCTGATCATCGCCTACAGCCACTGTATCGCTCACGGCATCGACATGACCACTGCCGTGGACGAATGCAAGAAGGCGGTGGCCTGCGGCCACTGGCCGCTCTTCCGCTACGACCCCCGTCTGGCGGATCAGGGCAAGAACCCGCTGCAGCTCGATTCCAAAGAGCCGACCATCAGCTTTGAGGAGTTTGCCAAGGGCGAGAACCGCTGGCGGGTGCTGCAGAAAGCCCAGCCGGAAGTGGCGGCCAAGCTCATGGAGCAGGCCAACCGCGAAACCGCATCCCGCTACGATCTCTACAAGAAACTGGCGGAGATGCAGGCCGATTGCGGCGTGAAGAAATAA
- a CDS encoding UbiA-like polyprenyltransferase: MSTAVWFNKVHDLLEMIKFSHTVFAFPFALMGVVFASLASGRAPTVGQVFWVCLAMVGARTAAMSLNRIIDAGIDKDNPRTAGRHIPAGRVSRLEAWLFVTAAVALLLLSAWMLNPLCFYLAPVALGFFVLYAYCKRFTSFAHIVLGICLAAAPIGAWIALRGDVGWPVLVLGVAVLFWVAGFDIFYSLQDVEYDRSKGLHSIPVLLGVKNAILLGKVFHGLMVAFLLIIPLGLPLGWIYYLGLAVVSGLIAYEHQLVKPDDLSRLDAAFFNMNGYISVTIFLFTLVDALAR, translated from the coding sequence ATGTCCACCGCCGTCTGGTTCAATAAAGTTCACGATCTGCTGGAGATGATCAAATTCTCCCACACCGTCTTCGCTTTCCCTTTCGCCCTGATGGGGGTGGTCTTCGCCTCCCTGGCGAGCGGACGGGCGCCGACGGTGGGCCAGGTCTTCTGGGTCTGCCTGGCCATGGTCGGGGCGCGCACCGCCGCCATGAGTCTCAACCGCATCATCGATGCCGGCATCGATAAGGACAACCCCCGCACCGCCGGGCGGCACATCCCTGCGGGCCGGGTCAGCCGGTTGGAGGCCTGGCTCTTCGTCACCGCCGCCGTCGCCCTGCTCCTTTTGTCCGCCTGGATGCTCAACCCCCTCTGCTTCTATCTGGCGCCCGTGGCCCTCGGCTTTTTCGTCCTTTACGCCTACTGCAAACGCTTTACCTCTTTCGCCCATATCGTCCTCGGCATCTGCCTGGCCGCCGCTCCCATCGGCGCCTGGATCGCCCTGCGCGGCGATGTCGGCTGGCCGGTGCTGGTGTTGGGGGTGGCGGTGCTCTTCTGGGTGGCCGGCTTCGATATCTTCTACTCCCTGCAGGACGTGGAGTACGATCGAAGCAAGGGCTTGCATTCGATTCCGGTACTCCTCGGCGTCAAAAACGCCATCCTGCTCGGCAAGGTTTTTCATGGATTGATGGTGGCGTTCCTATTGATTATCCCCCTGGGCTTGCCCCTGGGCTGGATCTACTACCTGGGTCTCGCCGTGGTCAGCGGCCTCATCGCCTATGAACACCAACTGGTCAAACCGGACGATCTGTCGCGGCTCGATGCGGCTTTTTTCAACATGAACGGTTACATCAGCGTGACGATTTTCCTCTTCACTCTGGTCGACGCGTTGGCCCGATAA
- a CDS encoding UbiX family flavin prenyltransferase — MTNNQSLITGFMQHIVVAITGASGSIYGVRLVEELLKADCRVTLLVTRSGFDVLRYETGLDLSGSVAERREQLRARFDAPERLDHYDEDDLFAPVASGSSAPDAMVVCPCSMGTAGRIAAGLANNLVERVADVALKERRELLLVPRETPFNRIHLENLLRLDQAGARILPAMPAFYHRPRSIDELVDFLVGKILDNLRIPHRLFPRWGEGSATAKD; from the coding sequence ATGACCAACAACCAATCACTGATCACCGGGTTTATGCAACATATCGTCGTCGCCATCACCGGAGCTTCCGGCTCCATTTACGGCGTGCGCCTGGTCGAGGAGCTGCTCAAGGCCGATTGCCGGGTGACGCTGCTGGTCACCCGCAGCGGTTTTGATGTCCTGCGTTATGAGACGGGGCTGGATTTAAGCGGCTCGGTGGCGGAGCGGCGGGAGCAGCTGCGCGCCCGATTCGACGCACCGGAGCGGCTCGATCACTACGACGAGGACGACCTCTTCGCCCCGGTCGCCAGCGGCTCCTCCGCGCCGGATGCGATGGTCGTCTGCCCCTGCTCCATGGGGACGGCGGGGCGTATCGCCGCCGGGTTGGCGAACAACCTGGTGGAGCGGGTCGCCGACGTGGCTTTGAAAGAACGGCGGGAGTTGCTGCTCGTCCCCCGCGAGACCCCCTTCAACCGCATTCATCTGGAGAACCTGCTGCGTCTCGACCAGGCCGGTGCCCGGATCCTGCCGGCCATGCCGGCCTTTTACCACCGGCCGCGAAGCATCGACGAACTGGTCGATTTCCTGGTCGGCAAAATTCTCGATAACCTGCGCATTCCCCACCGGCTTTTCCCGCGATGGGGAGAAGGCAGCGCGACAGCCAAGGATTGA
- the mqnE gene encoding aminofutalosine synthase MqnE has translation MVKFFENLRAKVRTGARISDIEALELFQSNDLLAIGELAALANRRQNGDRVYFNVNRHINYSNICVNRCTFCAFCKGEGDAGAYTLALNDVLAKAAEAAAAGATEIHMVGGLHPDLPFDFYLEMLASIKADNPALHIKAFTAVEIDYFARISGQSVEAVIDELKKAGLESLPGGGAEIFAEDVRELICPEKISGKRWLEVTEKVHRAGLKSNATMLFGHLESYEDRIDHLDRLRRLQDRTGGFQSFIPLAFQPDNTRVPGAKGVGGVDALKTLAISRVYLDNFRHVKAYWIMLGLKIAQVALTFGVNDLDGTVVEEKIGHDAGADSPQAMSKEQIVELIRKAGRIPVERDTLYRELRVY, from the coding sequence ATGGTCAAGTTTTTTGAAAATCTCCGCGCCAAGGTTCGTACCGGTGCACGCATTTCCGACATTGAGGCGCTGGAGCTTTTCCAGAGCAACGACCTGCTCGCCATCGGCGAGCTGGCGGCCCTGGCCAACCGCCGCCAGAACGGCGACCGGGTCTATTTCAACGTCAACCGCCACATCAATTACAGCAACATCTGCGTCAACCGCTGCACCTTCTGCGCCTTCTGCAAGGGGGAAGGGGATGCCGGCGCCTACACCCTGGCCCTCAATGATGTGCTGGCCAAGGCCGCCGAAGCTGCCGCCGCCGGGGCGACGGAGATCCACATGGTCGGCGGGCTGCACCCCGATCTGCCCTTCGACTTCTATCTGGAGATGCTTGCCAGCATCAAGGCCGACAACCCGGCGTTGCACATCAAGGCCTTCACCGCCGTGGAGATCGACTATTTCGCCCGCATCTCCGGCCAGAGCGTGGAGGCGGTGATCGACGAGCTGAAGAAGGCCGGACTCGAATCCCTGCCCGGTGGCGGGGCGGAGATCTTCGCGGAGGATGTGCGCGAGCTGATCTGTCCGGAGAAAATCTCCGGTAAGCGCTGGCTGGAGGTGACGGAAAAGGTCCATCGCGCCGGACTCAAGAGCAATGCCACCATGCTCTTCGGCCATCTCGAATCCTATGAAGACCGTATCGATCACCTTGACCGCTTGCGTCGTCTGCAGGATCGTACCGGCGGCTTCCAGAGCTTCATCCCCCTGGCCTTCCAGCCTGACAACACTCGTGTGCCGGGGGCCAAAGGGGTAGGCGGCGTCGATGCCCTGAAAACCCTGGCCATCAGCCGCGTCTATCTTGACAACTTCCGCCACGTCAAGGCCTACTGGATCATGCTCGGGCTGAAGATCGCCCAGGTTGCCCTGACCTTCGGGGTCAACGATCTCGACGGCACCGTGGTCGAGGAGAAGATCGGCCACGACGCTGGCGCCGATTCTCCCCAGGCCATGAGCAAGGAACAGATCGTCGAATTGATCCGCAAGGCGGGCCGGATTCCCGTGGAGCGGGATACGCTCTATCGCGAGTTGCGGGTTTATTGA